From Corticium candelabrum chromosome 13, ooCorCand1.1, whole genome shotgun sequence, a single genomic window includes:
- the LOC134188680 gene encoding ankyrin repeat and sterile alpha motif domain-containing protein 1B-like isoform X1, producing MGREAELILAAQKGNVPQIERLLQGKKSGITTFRSKGVNPNCQDDSGYTPLHHAALNGQKEAVNVLLDYHASNQIPDNSGNCPLHLAAWKGDVDIARLLVHRGPSKATVNDQKLTHSPCSTCCRKRVGWIRCKCNQNLERNESARRNVNGATALHSAAQHGHSGVIALLLQAGADPTLRNVKQESALDLSSQYDRLECVKLLLAHQPNLVLQNSKRHTPIHLAAKNGHKDMVELLLKHGMDVNVKTHSGSCLHDASLYGRVDVVQLLLKHEIDLGITGSSGSTAIDILDGHNSQKAADIRKLLQEYAVNKGLERHKRQSELLARQSLMDFGLPVSNGTAQNVSQTQHDPFGPIPAPRKTESDILTADYALLGEDVPTASTTAPVPRPRDRTKSVPPVSHKVPILDRLRSVSQSPTRIDIDNHSLFDDSSSLNWQTFERHQTMDSYHSVDSSSSPSDIPPMLPAKRRNTPAKPVRKFLYGNEEVSDKNLSSVPDEKVIEESPLSTTATLNPFSPPPNLSTNKSWTPDSDPFGKLEDSEPDISRLNTGTMDSRRSTMESRHSVFAGLHLGGSIEAVDVPSDIHIADAPVENDVELEGDDDWAQVEKLLVSVDDVSGELVDSLYSPLEMRESESLSKSIEDLTSIFAGPTGKLHSIEEFLERYTGLTQYADVMVASGFDEVGFLSNGILQESDLETIGISHQDDRHKIMLAIDSLPSEYHMLLPDNANSLGEWLNALKLAQYTALFIQHGFTNLDSVKGLYGLELDQVLPIHCLGHIRRLCAAICALKGVKKKVVPHSPPAASLTNKETDEESFLADVEPRSDKLSANVLRDYSQIKSKASPQLSQKAPSREEHKFDATDVDTALGPNSEERPERLQSDLPTIRPPLVAQLASRRQAGCQDEQTHYSPSDAWLHPIKVLLKSSANYVAKYRGSMVVTNVQGKESTKQACAKMRESTRHIKKVPLIVLAISAKGIKFIDGDSKMVIQEHDIRSISYCTQDREDLSTFAYINKDHITGKHYCHVFQAQTIGVADDIILTIGQAFEVAYQKIMQMKAKRDAAKFEARLGFRKGQGSASVKVKSSDQHAASNKLSTMGLGPTNNPKTL from the exons ATGGGAAGAGAGGCAGAGCTAATACTAGCTGCCCAGAAAGGCAACGTCCCACAGATAGAGCGACTTCTTCAGGGCAAAAAATCCGGCATCACTAC tttCCGCTCCAAGGGTGTCAATCCAAATTGCCAGGACGATTCCGGCTACACTCCGCTTCATCACGCCGCGTTGAACGGCCAAAA AGAGGCGGTGAACGTGCTCCTTGACTACCACGCGTCCAATCAAATTCCGGACAACAGCG GAAACTGCCCTCTTCATCTGGCTGCGTGGAAGGGCGACGTCGACATTGCTCGTCTTCTCGTTCATCGAGGACCGTCGAAGGCGACTGTCAACGATCAG aaattGACACATTCCCCGTGTAgcacttgctgcagaaaacgtgtaggttggattcggtgcaaatgcaatcagaatttggagagaaacgaaagcgctagaaga AATGTCAATGGAGCAACAGCTTTACATTCTGCTGCACAGCATGGCCACAGTGGAGTGATTGCATTACTTCTACAG GCTGGAGCGGATCCGACCCTGCGGAACGTAAAGCAAGAGTCGGCACTTGATCTTAGTTCTCAGTATGACAGACTTGAGTGT GTGAAACTGCTGCTTGCTCATCAACCGAATCTTGTTCTTCAAAATTCTAAACGACACACTCCCATCCATTTGGCTGCAAAGAATGGACACAAGGACATGGTGGAGTTGCTTTTGAAGCATGGAATGGATGTCAATGTTAAG ACACATTCTGGATCGTGTCTCCATGATGCTAGTCTGTATGGAAGAGTCGATGTAGTCCAGCTTTTACTAAAACACG AGATTGATCTTGGGATTACTGGTTCGTCTGGTAGCACAGCAATAGACATTCTTGACGGTCATAACTCTCAGAAAGCTGCAGATATACGGAAACTCTTACAAG AATATGCTGTGAATAAAGGCTTGGAACGTCATAAAAGACAGAGTGAATTGTTGGCTCGTCAATCACTGATGGACTTTG GCTTGCCTGTCTCGAATGGTACAGCGCAGAATGTGTCACAG ACACAACATGATCCTTTTGGACCAATTCCTGCTCCAAGAAAGACAGAATCAGACATACTTACTGCTGACTATGCCTTGCTAG GAGAAGACGTTCCCACTGCATCAACGACTGCCCCGGTTCCTAGACCTCGAGATCGAACAAAGTCAGTGCCACCTGTTAGCCACAAAGTTCCGATTCTGGATCGGCTTCGTTCTGTCAGCCAGTCGCCAACTCGTATTGACATTGATAATCATTCATTATTTGATGATTCGAGCAGCCTGAATTGGCAAACGTTTGAACGTCATCAGACGATGGACAGCTATCACAGCGTTGACAGTTCGAGTTCTCCATCAGACATTCCTCCGATGCTTCCAGCAAAGCGCCGAAACACACCCGCCAAGCCGGTTAGGAAATTTCTATATGGAAACGAAGAGGTCTCTGACAAGAACTTGTCTTCGGTGCCTGACGAGAAAGTGATCGAGGAATCACCGCTTTCTACTACGGCTACCTTAAATCCTTTTTCACCGCCACCAAACttatcaacaaacaagtcTTGGACACCTGATTCTGACCCATTTGGGAAGCTGGAGGACTCGGAACCAGATATATCTAGATTGAATACGGGTACTATGGATTCAAGGCGTAGTACTATGGAGTCAAGGCATAGTGTTTTTGCTGGTCTTCATCTTGGAGGTAGCATAGAAGCAGTCGATGTTCCGAGTGACATTCATATAGCCGATGCTCCTGTGGAAAATGATGTCGAGTTGGAGGGTGATGATGATTGGGCACAG GTTGAGAAACTGCTGGTGTCAGTCGACGACGTGTCTGGTGAATTGGTGGACTCTTTGTACTCGCCGTTGGAAATGCGTGAATCAGAGTCTCTTAGTAAGAGCATTGAAGATTTGACTTCGATATTTGCAG GTCCAACAGGCAAGCTGCACAGCATCGAAGAGTTTCTGGAAAGATATACTGGCCTGACGCAGTACGCGGATGTAATGGTGGCAAGCGGATTTGATGAAGTCGGCTTTTTG AGTAATGGCATCTTACAAGAGTCTGACCTTGAAACTATTGGAATTTCTCACCAAGACGACAGACA CAAAATTATGCTGGCTATTGATAGTTTACCTAGCGAATATCATATGCTGTTACCCGACAATGCTAATAGCCTTGGTGAATGGCTAAATGCACTGAAACTGGCGCAATACACTGCACTGTTCATTCAGCATGGATTTACTAATCTTGACAGTGTGAAGGGACTATATGGACTCGAACTGGATCAG GTTTTGCCTATTCATTGTCTTGGTCATATAAGGAGATTATGTGCTGCCATTTGTGCTCTCAAAGGAGTGAAGAAGAAAGTAGTGCCACATTCTCCTCCTGCT GCGAGTTTAACCAATAAGGAAACTGACGAAGAATCGTTTCTTGCTGATGTCGAGCCACGATCTGATAAATTATCTGCAAATGTTTTACGAGATTATAGTCAAATCAAGTCCAAAGCTTCACCTCAACTATCCCAGAAAGCCCCATCGAGGGAGGAACACAAATTTGATGCGACAGATGTTGATACTGCACTTGGTCCAAACTCTGAGGAG CGCCCTGAACGACTGCAATCTGACCTCCCTACGATCCGACCACCCCTGGTAGCTCAGCTAGCGTCTCGACGTCAAGCTGGTTGTCAGGATGAACAAACGCATTACTCCCCGTCTGATGCGTGGCTTCATCCTATCAAAGTTCTTCTCAAATCAAGTGCCAACTATGTGGCCAAA TATCGTGGGTCGATGGTGGTGACAAATGTGCAAGGCAAAGAGTCAACAAAACAAGCTTGTGCTAAGATGAGA GAATCAACAAGACACATCAAGAAAGTGCCATTAATCGTTCTTGCTATTTCAGCCAAAGGTATAAAGTTTATTGATGGCGACTCCAAG ATGGTTATTCAGGAGCATGACATTCGCAGCATATCATACTGTACACAGGACAGAGAAGATCTCTCCACATTTGCATACATCAATAAAGACCACATCACAGGAAAACATTATTGCCACGTGTTCCAAGCTCAAACAATA GGCGTAGCAGATGACATAATATTGACTATCGGACAGGCGTTTGAG GTAGCATATCAGAAGATAATGCAAATGAAGGCGAAACGTGATGCGGCAAAATTTGAAGCTCGTCTGGGATTTCGGAAAGGACAG GGATCAGCATCGGTGAAAG TTAAATCATCCGATCAGCACGCGGCATCCAACAAACTATCAACAATGGGGCTTGGTCCCACCAACAACCCCAAGACATTGTGA
- the LOC134188680 gene encoding ankyrin repeat and sterile alpha motif domain-containing protein 1B-like isoform X2 — protein sequence MGREAELILAAQKGNVPQIERLLQGKKSGITTFRSKGVNPNCQDDSGYTPLHHAALNGQKEAVNVLLDYHASNQIPDNSGNCPLHLAAWKGDVDIARLLVHRGPSKATVNDQNVNGATALHSAAQHGHSGVIALLLQAGADPTLRNVKQESALDLSSQYDRLECVKLLLAHQPNLVLQNSKRHTPIHLAAKNGHKDMVELLLKHGMDVNVKTHSGSCLHDASLYGRVDVVQLLLKHEIDLGITGSSGSTAIDILDGHNSQKAADIRKLLQEYAVNKGLERHKRQSELLARQSLMDFGLPVSNGTAQNVSQTQHDPFGPIPAPRKTESDILTADYALLGEDVPTASTTAPVPRPRDRTKSVPPVSHKVPILDRLRSVSQSPTRIDIDNHSLFDDSSSLNWQTFERHQTMDSYHSVDSSSSPSDIPPMLPAKRRNTPAKPVRKFLYGNEEVSDKNLSSVPDEKVIEESPLSTTATLNPFSPPPNLSTNKSWTPDSDPFGKLEDSEPDISRLNTGTMDSRRSTMESRHSVFAGLHLGGSIEAVDVPSDIHIADAPVENDVELEGDDDWAQVEKLLVSVDDVSGELVDSLYSPLEMRESESLSKSIEDLTSIFAGPTGKLHSIEEFLERYTGLTQYADVMVASGFDEVGFLSNGILQESDLETIGISHQDDRHKIMLAIDSLPSEYHMLLPDNANSLGEWLNALKLAQYTALFIQHGFTNLDSVKGLYGLELDQVLPIHCLGHIRRLCAAICALKGVKKKVVPHSPPAASLTNKETDEESFLADVEPRSDKLSANVLRDYSQIKSKASPQLSQKAPSREEHKFDATDVDTALGPNSEERPERLQSDLPTIRPPLVAQLASRRQAGCQDEQTHYSPSDAWLHPIKVLLKSSANYVAKYRGSMVVTNVQGKESTKQACAKMRESTRHIKKVPLIVLAISAKGIKFIDGDSKMVIQEHDIRSISYCTQDREDLSTFAYINKDHITGKHYCHVFQAQTIGVADDIILTIGQAFEVAYQKIMQMKAKRDAAKFEARLGFRKGQGSASVKVKSSDQHAASNKLSTMGLGPTNNPKTL from the exons ATGGGAAGAGAGGCAGAGCTAATACTAGCTGCCCAGAAAGGCAACGTCCCACAGATAGAGCGACTTCTTCAGGGCAAAAAATCCGGCATCACTAC tttCCGCTCCAAGGGTGTCAATCCAAATTGCCAGGACGATTCCGGCTACACTCCGCTTCATCACGCCGCGTTGAACGGCCAAAA AGAGGCGGTGAACGTGCTCCTTGACTACCACGCGTCCAATCAAATTCCGGACAACAGCG GAAACTGCCCTCTTCATCTGGCTGCGTGGAAGGGCGACGTCGACATTGCTCGTCTTCTCGTTCATCGAGGACCGTCGAAGGCGACTGTCAACGATCAG AATGTCAATGGAGCAACAGCTTTACATTCTGCTGCACAGCATGGCCACAGTGGAGTGATTGCATTACTTCTACAG GCTGGAGCGGATCCGACCCTGCGGAACGTAAAGCAAGAGTCGGCACTTGATCTTAGTTCTCAGTATGACAGACTTGAGTGT GTGAAACTGCTGCTTGCTCATCAACCGAATCTTGTTCTTCAAAATTCTAAACGACACACTCCCATCCATTTGGCTGCAAAGAATGGACACAAGGACATGGTGGAGTTGCTTTTGAAGCATGGAATGGATGTCAATGTTAAG ACACATTCTGGATCGTGTCTCCATGATGCTAGTCTGTATGGAAGAGTCGATGTAGTCCAGCTTTTACTAAAACACG AGATTGATCTTGGGATTACTGGTTCGTCTGGTAGCACAGCAATAGACATTCTTGACGGTCATAACTCTCAGAAAGCTGCAGATATACGGAAACTCTTACAAG AATATGCTGTGAATAAAGGCTTGGAACGTCATAAAAGACAGAGTGAATTGTTGGCTCGTCAATCACTGATGGACTTTG GCTTGCCTGTCTCGAATGGTACAGCGCAGAATGTGTCACAG ACACAACATGATCCTTTTGGACCAATTCCTGCTCCAAGAAAGACAGAATCAGACATACTTACTGCTGACTATGCCTTGCTAG GAGAAGACGTTCCCACTGCATCAACGACTGCCCCGGTTCCTAGACCTCGAGATCGAACAAAGTCAGTGCCACCTGTTAGCCACAAAGTTCCGATTCTGGATCGGCTTCGTTCTGTCAGCCAGTCGCCAACTCGTATTGACATTGATAATCATTCATTATTTGATGATTCGAGCAGCCTGAATTGGCAAACGTTTGAACGTCATCAGACGATGGACAGCTATCACAGCGTTGACAGTTCGAGTTCTCCATCAGACATTCCTCCGATGCTTCCAGCAAAGCGCCGAAACACACCCGCCAAGCCGGTTAGGAAATTTCTATATGGAAACGAAGAGGTCTCTGACAAGAACTTGTCTTCGGTGCCTGACGAGAAAGTGATCGAGGAATCACCGCTTTCTACTACGGCTACCTTAAATCCTTTTTCACCGCCACCAAACttatcaacaaacaagtcTTGGACACCTGATTCTGACCCATTTGGGAAGCTGGAGGACTCGGAACCAGATATATCTAGATTGAATACGGGTACTATGGATTCAAGGCGTAGTACTATGGAGTCAAGGCATAGTGTTTTTGCTGGTCTTCATCTTGGAGGTAGCATAGAAGCAGTCGATGTTCCGAGTGACATTCATATAGCCGATGCTCCTGTGGAAAATGATGTCGAGTTGGAGGGTGATGATGATTGGGCACAG GTTGAGAAACTGCTGGTGTCAGTCGACGACGTGTCTGGTGAATTGGTGGACTCTTTGTACTCGCCGTTGGAAATGCGTGAATCAGAGTCTCTTAGTAAGAGCATTGAAGATTTGACTTCGATATTTGCAG GTCCAACAGGCAAGCTGCACAGCATCGAAGAGTTTCTGGAAAGATATACTGGCCTGACGCAGTACGCGGATGTAATGGTGGCAAGCGGATTTGATGAAGTCGGCTTTTTG AGTAATGGCATCTTACAAGAGTCTGACCTTGAAACTATTGGAATTTCTCACCAAGACGACAGACA CAAAATTATGCTGGCTATTGATAGTTTACCTAGCGAATATCATATGCTGTTACCCGACAATGCTAATAGCCTTGGTGAATGGCTAAATGCACTGAAACTGGCGCAATACACTGCACTGTTCATTCAGCATGGATTTACTAATCTTGACAGTGTGAAGGGACTATATGGACTCGAACTGGATCAG GTTTTGCCTATTCATTGTCTTGGTCATATAAGGAGATTATGTGCTGCCATTTGTGCTCTCAAAGGAGTGAAGAAGAAAGTAGTGCCACATTCTCCTCCTGCT GCGAGTTTAACCAATAAGGAAACTGACGAAGAATCGTTTCTTGCTGATGTCGAGCCACGATCTGATAAATTATCTGCAAATGTTTTACGAGATTATAGTCAAATCAAGTCCAAAGCTTCACCTCAACTATCCCAGAAAGCCCCATCGAGGGAGGAACACAAATTTGATGCGACAGATGTTGATACTGCACTTGGTCCAAACTCTGAGGAG CGCCCTGAACGACTGCAATCTGACCTCCCTACGATCCGACCACCCCTGGTAGCTCAGCTAGCGTCTCGACGTCAAGCTGGTTGTCAGGATGAACAAACGCATTACTCCCCGTCTGATGCGTGGCTTCATCCTATCAAAGTTCTTCTCAAATCAAGTGCCAACTATGTGGCCAAA TATCGTGGGTCGATGGTGGTGACAAATGTGCAAGGCAAAGAGTCAACAAAACAAGCTTGTGCTAAGATGAGA GAATCAACAAGACACATCAAGAAAGTGCCATTAATCGTTCTTGCTATTTCAGCCAAAGGTATAAAGTTTATTGATGGCGACTCCAAG ATGGTTATTCAGGAGCATGACATTCGCAGCATATCATACTGTACACAGGACAGAGAAGATCTCTCCACATTTGCATACATCAATAAAGACCACATCACAGGAAAACATTATTGCCACGTGTTCCAAGCTCAAACAATA GGCGTAGCAGATGACATAATATTGACTATCGGACAGGCGTTTGAG GTAGCATATCAGAAGATAATGCAAATGAAGGCGAAACGTGATGCGGCAAAATTTGAAGCTCGTCTGGGATTTCGGAAAGGACAG GGATCAGCATCGGTGAAAG TTAAATCATCCGATCAGCACGCGGCATCCAACAAACTATCAACAATGGGGCTTGGTCCCACCAACAACCCCAAGACATTGTGA